In Amycolatopsis endophytica, the following are encoded in one genomic region:
- a CDS encoding acyl-CoA dehydrogenase family protein, with product MDFALSEDVTELAALVRRVVAERSSASPHGEGGFDRDLWQELARAGVIDAALPSSVGGGGLGLLGQCAVLIELGRAVAEVPYLPTVVAASAIASSGDGRLVERWVVPAVRGQAVLAPALPDAGAPTGFTAETDGDGWRLSGSQTAVPFASFADALVVRGQIGEGTAVFVVDAEHAEIESQSVIDHADAGLVELSGVPGTRIPEASLLEHTTVGVCAQQLGILESALHRTAEYARQREQFGHAIGAFQAVRHRLADAYIDVEAVRLTLWQAAWRLSEGLPAAEEVATAKYWTAEAGHRVAHTAVHIHGGVGIDTDHDLHRYFVAAKRLEFTLGGATAQLRVLGDLLAVS from the coding sequence GTGGACTTCGCGCTGAGTGAGGACGTCACCGAGCTGGCCGCGCTGGTGCGGCGCGTCGTGGCTGAGCGGTCCTCGGCGAGCCCGCACGGCGAGGGTGGCTTCGACCGCGACCTCTGGCAGGAGCTGGCGCGCGCCGGGGTGATCGACGCGGCGCTGCCGTCGTCGGTCGGCGGTGGCGGGCTCGGGCTGCTCGGGCAGTGCGCTGTGCTGATCGAGCTCGGACGCGCGGTCGCCGAGGTGCCCTACCTGCCGACCGTGGTGGCCGCTTCCGCGATCGCAAGCTCCGGCGACGGACGGCTGGTGGAGCGCTGGGTGGTGCCCGCGGTGCGCGGCCAGGCCGTCCTGGCGCCGGCGTTGCCGGACGCCGGCGCGCCGACCGGATTCACCGCCGAAACGGACGGCGACGGCTGGCGGTTGTCGGGTTCGCAGACCGCGGTGCCCTTCGCCTCGTTCGCGGATGCGCTGGTCGTCCGGGGACAGATTGGCGAGGGGACGGCGGTGTTCGTGGTCGACGCCGAGCACGCGGAGATCGAATCGCAGAGCGTGATCGACCACGCCGACGCGGGACTCGTCGAGCTGAGCGGCGTTCCGGGCACGCGAATTCCGGAGGCGTCACTGCTGGAGCACACGACGGTCGGGGTGTGCGCGCAGCAGCTCGGCATCCTGGAGAGCGCGTTGCACCGCACGGCGGAGTACGCGCGGCAGCGGGAACAGTTCGGGCACGCCATCGGCGCCTTCCAGGCGGTGCGGCACCGGCTCGCGGACGCCTACATCGACGTCGAAGCCGTACGGCTGACGTTGTGGCAGGCCGCGTGGCGTCTGTCCGAGGGCCTGCCCGCGGCCGAAGAGGTCGCGACGGCGAAGTACTGGACCGCGGAGGCCGGGCACCGCGTCGCGCACACCGCCGTGCACATCCACGGCGGCGTCGGCATCGACACCGACCACGACCTGCACCGGTACTTCGTGGCGGCCAAGCGCCTGGAGTTCACCCTGGGCGGGGCGACGGCGCAGCTGCGGGTGCTGGGCGACCTGCTCGCGGTGTCATGA
- a CDS encoding acyl-CoA dehydrogenase family protein: protein MRISYTPGQEKLRGELRDYFARLMTPERREALAGDGGEYGDGKAYKETVRELGRDGWLAIGWPQEWGGQARPMLDQLVFTDEAAVAGVPVPFLTVNTIGPTIMRFGTPEQKAFYLPRIAGGQLHFSIGYSEPEAGTDLASLRTRAVRDGDDYVVNGQKMWTSLIEYADYVWLAARTDPDARRHKGLSILVVPTDAPGFSWTKVRTVAGPGTSATYYDDVRVPVSARIADENAGWPLITNQLNHERVALTSAAPIIAALAEVRAWALETKQPDGSRVIDAEWVRMHLARVHAHAEYLKLRNWRIAWAAESGDLGAAEASATKVFGTELAIEAYRLLMEVVGPGAVVRAGSPGAVLRGRLERAHRSALILTFGGGTNEIQRDLIAATALSLPVTR from the coding sequence ATGCGGATCAGCTACACGCCAGGGCAGGAGAAGCTGCGCGGCGAACTGCGCGACTACTTCGCCCGCCTGATGACCCCGGAGCGCCGCGAGGCGCTGGCCGGTGACGGTGGCGAGTACGGGGATGGCAAGGCATACAAGGAGACCGTGCGGGAACTCGGCCGGGACGGGTGGCTCGCGATCGGGTGGCCGCAGGAGTGGGGCGGGCAGGCCAGGCCGATGCTCGACCAGCTCGTCTTCACCGATGAGGCGGCGGTCGCCGGGGTGCCCGTGCCGTTCCTGACCGTCAACACGATCGGGCCGACGATCATGCGGTTCGGCACCCCGGAGCAGAAGGCGTTCTACCTGCCGCGTATCGCGGGCGGGCAGCTGCACTTCTCGATCGGCTACTCCGAACCGGAAGCGGGCACCGACCTCGCATCGCTGCGGACCCGGGCGGTCCGCGACGGCGACGACTACGTGGTCAACGGGCAGAAGATGTGGACCAGCCTGATCGAGTACGCGGACTACGTGTGGCTGGCCGCGCGCACCGATCCGGACGCGCGGCGGCACAAGGGGCTGAGCATCCTGGTGGTACCGACCGACGCGCCGGGGTTCTCCTGGACGAAGGTCCGCACGGTCGCCGGGCCCGGCACGAGCGCCACCTACTACGACGACGTGCGGGTCCCGGTCAGCGCGCGCATCGCCGACGAAAACGCCGGCTGGCCCCTGATCACCAACCAGCTCAACCACGAACGCGTGGCCCTGACCTCGGCCGCCCCGATCATCGCGGCGCTGGCCGAGGTGCGGGCGTGGGCGCTGGAAACGAAGCAGCCGGACGGCAGCCGCGTCATCGACGCGGAGTGGGTCCGGATGCACCTGGCCCGCGTGCACGCCCACGCCGAGTACCTCAAGCTGCGCAACTGGCGGATCGCGTGGGCCGCGGAGTCCGGTGACCTGGGCGCGGCGGAGGCGTCGGCGACGAAGGTGTTCGGCACCGAGCTGGCGATCGAGGCGTACCGGCTGCTGATGGAGGTCGTCGGCCCCGGCGCGGTGGTCCGGGCCGGATCGCCGGGCGCGGTCCTGCGTGGCCGTCTGGAGCGCGCCCACCGGTCGGCGCTGATCCTCACCTTCGGCGGCGGCACGAACGAGATCCAGCGCGACCTGATCGCCGCCACCGCCCTGTCCCTGCCCGTCACCCGCTGA
- a CDS encoding metal-dependent transcriptional regulator produces the protein MNDLIDTTEMYLKTIFELEEEGVVPLRARIAERLQQSGPTVSQTVARMERDGLVRVADDRHLQLTDHGRELAIAVMRKHRLAERLLLDVIGLEWEHVHTEACHWEHVMSEAVERKLVRLLDHPTTSPYGNPIPGLDKLGEGGEPAPPAEADLVRLDDFARSGGGKAEIRRLAEHIQLDEKLMVDLKKAGVAPGSVVSVRRADGGGTAELTGGLGAVQVPMSVLHAVLAQAK, from the coding sequence GTGAACGATCTCATCGACACCACAGAGATGTACTTGAAGACCATCTTCGAACTCGAAGAGGAAGGTGTCGTACCGCTGCGCGCCCGTATCGCCGAGCGGCTGCAGCAGAGCGGTCCGACAGTCAGCCAGACGGTGGCCCGCATGGAGCGCGACGGACTGGTGCGCGTGGCCGACGACCGCCACCTGCAGCTGACCGACCACGGCCGGGAGCTCGCGATCGCCGTCATGCGCAAGCACCGCCTCGCCGAGCGGCTGCTGCTCGATGTGATCGGTCTCGAGTGGGAACACGTGCACACCGAGGCGTGCCACTGGGAGCACGTCATGAGCGAGGCGGTGGAGCGCAAGCTGGTCCGGCTGCTCGACCACCCGACCACCTCGCCCTACGGCAACCCGATCCCTGGTCTGGACAAGCTGGGCGAGGGTGGGGAGCCCGCGCCGCCCGCCGAGGCCGACCTGGTGCGGCTGGACGACTTCGCGCGCTCCGGCGGCGGCAAGGCCGAGATCCGCCGGCTGGCCGAGCACATCCAGCTCGACGAGAAGCTGATGGTCGACCTCAAGAAGGCGGGAGTCGCTCCCGGCAGTGTCGTGTCGGTGCGGCGCGCCGACGGCGGTGGCACGGCGGAGCTGACCGGCGGGCTCGGCGCGGTCCAGGTGCCCATGTCGGTGCTGCACGCGGTCCTGGCGCAGGCCAAGTGA
- a CDS encoding 3-oxoacyl-ACP reductase, whose translation MEGETEPRVAIVTGAGAGLGRAEALALARSGAAVVLNDVSEVAKTVVDEIESEGGRALLVTGDVGERATADALVEAACEHFGGLHVVVNNAGVLRDRMVFSMSDEEWDTVIRVHLRGHFLLSRNATAHWRAQSKAQGGPVFARIVNTASEAFLVGSAGQPNYAAAKAGIVGLTVATARGAARYGVRANAICPRARTAMTAEVFGDAPAEGVDPLSVEHVAPLVAFLASEKAERINGQVFVVHGGMVALLRPPAVEQRFDTAGPLWTGDQLETTVGAYFEDRDNETMFAATEILELP comes from the coding sequence GTGGAAGGTGAGACGGAACCGCGTGTGGCCATCGTGACGGGCGCCGGGGCGGGACTGGGCCGGGCGGAGGCGCTCGCGCTCGCCCGGTCGGGCGCCGCGGTCGTGCTCAACGACGTGTCCGAGGTCGCCAAGACGGTCGTGGACGAGATCGAGTCCGAGGGCGGCCGCGCGCTGCTCGTCACCGGGGACGTGGGCGAGCGCGCCACCGCCGACGCCCTCGTCGAAGCCGCGTGCGAGCACTTCGGCGGCCTGCACGTCGTCGTCAACAACGCGGGCGTGCTGCGGGACCGGATGGTCTTCTCGATGTCCGACGAGGAGTGGGACACCGTGATCCGCGTGCACCTGCGGGGTCACTTCCTGTTGTCCCGCAACGCGACCGCGCACTGGCGCGCGCAGTCCAAGGCCCAAGGTGGCCCGGTGTTCGCACGCATCGTCAACACCGCGTCCGAGGCGTTCCTCGTCGGTTCCGCCGGTCAGCCCAACTACGCGGCCGCCAAGGCGGGCATCGTCGGCCTCACCGTCGCCACCGCCCGCGGCGCGGCGCGCTACGGCGTGCGCGCCAACGCCATCTGCCCCCGCGCCCGCACCGCGATGACCGCCGAGGTCTTCGGCGACGCCCCGGCCGAGGGCGTGGACCCGCTGTCGGTCGAGCACGTCGCCCCGCTCGTCGCCTTCCTCGCCTCGGAAAAGGCGGAGCGGATCAACGGACAGGTGTTCGTCGTGCACGGCGGCATGGTCGCGCTGCTGCGCCCGCCCGCCGTCGAACAGCGCTTCGACACCGCGGGTCCGCTGTGGACCGGTGACCAGCTGGAAACCACCGTGGGCGCCTACTTCGAAGACCGAGACAACGAGACGATGTTCGCCGCCACCGAGATCCTGGAGCTCCCATGA
- a CDS encoding ferredoxin encodes MQVGVDRSLCEANEVCIGFAPAVFELDDDEELRIVQPNVPDSEVERVSQAIAACPKNALFTVE; translated from the coding sequence ATGCAGGTCGGGGTCGACCGGTCGCTGTGCGAGGCGAACGAGGTGTGCATCGGGTTCGCGCCCGCCGTCTTCGAGCTGGACGACGACGAGGAGTTGCGGATCGTGCAGCCGAACGTGCCCGATTCGGAAGTAGAACGTGTTTCGCAAGCGATCGCGGCGTGTCCGAAGAATGCGCTGTTCACCGTCGAGTAA
- a CDS encoding long-chain-fatty-acid--CoA ligase: protein MTVTELLLARAEDDSTGLLFEDSSWTWREHVRQCADHAAVLDSLLTGPVKHVGVLADNVPSFSFLLGGCAFAGSVLVGLNPTRRGAALERDIRLADCQLVLTEGRHACLLDGMDVRVLDLDGPEWASLLASGAGSPLSPVPASADDLLMLIFTSGTSGDPKAVRCTQDKIAWPGRMLASRFDLSSSDCVYLSMPMFHSNAIMAGWSVGLAAGAALALRRRFSASGFLPDVRRFGVTYANYVGKPLSYVLATPKLPDDADNPLRIVYGNEGAEADLAEFGRRFGCHVVDAFGSTEGGIGFARTVDTPPGSLGTLPPDVAILDPETGQECAPHVVGELVNTSGPGAFAGYYKNPAADAERLRDGRYHTGDLAYVDENGFCFFAGRLGDWLRVDGENLGTAPIERILLRHPAIAEAAVYAVPDPAVGDQVVAALVLAEPLSPESFGKFLARQTDLGPKQLPRFVRVVPELPRTSTYKIVKRHLVAEGVRGPVWSRPGKECSYEEEHITE from the coding sequence ATGACGGTCACCGAGCTGCTGCTGGCGCGGGCCGAGGACGACAGCACGGGTCTGCTGTTCGAGGACTCGTCGTGGACGTGGCGGGAGCACGTTCGGCAGTGCGCCGACCACGCCGCAGTGCTGGATTCGCTGCTGACCGGGCCGGTGAAGCACGTGGGTGTGCTGGCGGACAACGTGCCGTCGTTCTCGTTCCTGCTCGGCGGGTGCGCGTTCGCGGGTTCGGTGCTGGTGGGGCTGAACCCGACACGGCGCGGGGCCGCGCTGGAGCGGGACATCCGCCTCGCCGACTGTCAGCTGGTGCTGACCGAGGGACGGCACGCCTGTCTGCTGGACGGGATGGATGTCCGGGTGCTGGACCTGGACGGGCCGGAGTGGGCGTCGTTGCTGGCTTCCGGTGCGGGATCACCGTTGTCGCCGGTGCCCGCGTCGGCGGATGACCTGCTGATGCTCATCTTCACCTCCGGCACCAGTGGTGATCCCAAGGCGGTGCGCTGTACGCAGGACAAGATCGCCTGGCCGGGACGCATGCTGGCTTCGCGGTTCGATCTGTCCTCTTCGGACTGTGTCTACCTGTCGATGCCGATGTTCCACTCGAACGCCATCATGGCGGGCTGGTCGGTCGGGCTCGCGGCGGGAGCTGCCCTGGCGCTGCGGCGGCGGTTCTCGGCGTCGGGATTCCTGCCCGACGTGCGGCGGTTCGGTGTCACGTATGCGAACTACGTCGGGAAGCCGTTGTCGTACGTGCTGGCTACTCCGAAGTTGCCGGACGACGCCGACAACCCGCTGCGGATCGTGTACGGCAACGAGGGCGCGGAGGCGGACCTGGCGGAGTTCGGCCGCCGGTTCGGTTGCCACGTGGTGGACGCGTTCGGCTCGACCGAGGGCGGGATCGGTTTCGCCCGGACGGTCGACACGCCACCGGGGTCACTGGGCACACTGCCGCCGGACGTGGCGATTCTCGATCCGGAGACCGGGCAGGAGTGCGCCCCGCACGTCGTGGGCGAGCTGGTGAACACGAGCGGGCCGGGCGCGTTCGCCGGGTACTACAAGAACCCGGCGGCGGACGCGGAACGCCTGCGCGACGGCCGGTACCACACGGGCGACCTGGCTTACGTCGACGAGAACGGGTTCTGCTTCTTCGCCGGGCGGCTCGGCGATTGGTTGCGGGTGGACGGCGAAAACCTGGGCACGGCCCCGATCGAACGCATCCTGCTGCGTCATCCGGCGATCGCCGAGGCGGCGGTGTACGCGGTACCGGATCCCGCCGTCGGCGACCAGGTGGTGGCCGCGCTCGTGCTCGCGGAGCCGCTTTCGCCGGAGTCGTTCGGGAAGTTCCTCGCACGGCAGACCGATCTGGGCCCGAAACAGCTCCCCCGTTTCGTGCGAGTGGTTCCCGAGCTCCCCCGCACCTCGACGTACAAAATCGTGAAGCGACACCTGGTGGCCGAAGGCGTGCGGGGACCGGTGTGGTCGCGGCCGGGCAAGGAGTGTTCCTACGAGGAGGAACACATCACAGAGTGA
- a CDS encoding acetoin utilization protein AcuC, with the protein MQPAVVWDPALLGYDLGGEHPFNPVRLDLTVRLATELGVLDGVELLVPEPATDTELYRIHAEEYLAAVKLAPTAGWDVGHGLGTDDNPVFTGMHDASALVVGSTLLAARKIADGEARRAVNIAGGLHHAMRDHAAGFCVYNDCAVAISWLLDHGFDRIAYVDTDVHHGDGVQSAFYADPRVLTVSLHQHPFTLWPGTGYSAETGAGKAEGTAVNVPLPPGTRDPGWLRAFHAVVPSLLEAFRPQILVTQCGVDSHEEDPLADLSLSVDGHRAIYATLRDLAERHTEGRWLAVGGGGYQLIRVVPRSWTHLLATVLDRDVKPETPLPPDWVGTVLRAAPSAELPPEMTDGRDTTYRPWGDGVDDPVDVAVRDTRRALFPLHGLDPDDPRD; encoded by the coding sequence ATGCAGCCCGCCGTCGTCTGGGATCCCGCTCTGCTCGGTTACGACCTCGGCGGAGAGCACCCCTTCAACCCGGTCCGGCTCGATCTCACCGTGCGGCTCGCCACGGAGCTCGGGGTCCTCGACGGCGTGGAGCTGCTCGTGCCCGAGCCCGCCACCGACACCGAGTTGTACCGCATCCACGCTGAGGAGTACCTGGCGGCGGTCAAGCTGGCCCCGACGGCGGGCTGGGACGTCGGTCACGGCCTCGGCACCGACGACAACCCGGTGTTCACCGGCATGCACGACGCCTCGGCCCTGGTCGTCGGCTCGACCCTGCTGGCCGCCCGCAAGATCGCCGACGGCGAGGCCCGCCGCGCGGTCAACATCGCCGGTGGCCTGCACCACGCGATGCGCGACCACGCCGCCGGGTTCTGCGTCTACAACGATTGCGCGGTCGCGATTTCGTGGCTGCTCGACCACGGTTTCGACCGCATCGCCTACGTCGACACCGACGTCCACCACGGCGACGGTGTGCAGAGCGCCTTCTACGCCGACCCGCGCGTGCTGACCGTGTCCCTGCACCAGCACCCCTTCACCCTCTGGCCCGGCACCGGCTACAGCGCCGAGACCGGCGCCGGGAAGGCCGAGGGCACCGCGGTGAACGTCCCGCTGCCGCCCGGCACCCGCGATCCGGGCTGGCTGCGTGCGTTCCACGCCGTCGTGCCGTCCCTGCTGGAGGCGTTCCGCCCGCAGATCCTGGTCACCCAGTGTGGTGTCGATTCGCACGAGGAGGACCCGCTGGCGGATCTGTCGCTCTCGGTCGACGGACATCGCGCGATCTATGCCACTCTCCGTGACCTCGCGGAGCGTCACACCGAGGGCCGGTGGCTCGCCGTCGGTGGTGGCGGCTACCAGTTGATCCGGGTCGTGCCACGCTCGTGGACGCATCTGCTGGCCACGGTGCTCGACCGCGACGTGAAGCCCGAGACGCCGCTGCCGCCGGACTGGGTGGGGACGGTCCTGCGGGCCGCGCCCAGCGCCGAGCTGCCGCCGGAGATGACCGACGGCCGTGACACGACCTACCGACCCTGGGGCGACGGCGTGGACGACCCGGTCGACGTCGCGGTCCGCGACACCCGCCGCGCACTGTTCCCGCTGCACGGCCTGGACCCGGACGACCCGCGGGACTGA
- a CDS encoding bifunctional acetate--CoA ligase family protein/GNAT family N-acetyltransferase — MSTTDRPGEAHENNHGEPRPTDARSAPSDVPCDVDGAGRHAPDEVRGATGAGEGGTGVAREADETRSRESGEAQPPGTDEARHGARDPYDYPRHWEADVLLSDGGTVHLRPIVPSDAEALVSFHGKLSERTRYLRYFGAYPRIPQRDLERFSVVDHHDRVAFVALLGDDIIAVGRYERLGGGPSAEVAFVVDDGHQGRGVGSILLEHLAAAASESGLRRFVAEVLAENAAMVRVFRDAGYQVSRAIEEGVLHLEFDIDPTEESLAVARAREQAAEARSVHNLLHPRSVAVIGASADPTKVGYSVLSNLLAADFAGTVYPVNPEHRSVRGVRAYPSVLDIPDPVDLAVVAVPADQVESVLDGALAKGVKTLLIVTAGFGEAGPHGLHAELRLVGEARAHGMRVVGPNALGVLNTDPAIRLNATLAPRLPQRGRAGFFCQSGALGTAILADAEARGLGLSTFVSAGNRADVSGNDLLQFWETDPNTDLVLLYLESFGNPRKFARLARRLGRSKPIVAVKSGRHAVRPQLAATSAEVDESSVQALFEQAGVVRVETLAQLFDTALVFAHQPLPAGPRIGIVGNSSAIGLLAADTARAQGLRLAFDPVDVGPQAGPDDFAAAVREALNDPETDALVAVFVPPLSIPGSTYARALREAAQELDQRKPIVSTFLAAEGVPDELAVPGPGGGPGPGSIPSFPSPERAVNALAKVVRYAAWRQRPQGTLVRPDGLHVEQAEQVVREILDGGDKNVVLEDSDVVRLLGCYGIEVVPFRVVSSAEGAVEAAGELGYPVTVKAVDERLRGRPDLAGVRLDLASPDAVRRGYEDLSAVSGEQDVYVQRMTPKGISCLIGLQDDPSFGSLLSFGLSGLVSTLLGDRAYRAVPLTDVDAATLVREPKSAPLLTGYRGDEPADLAALQDMVLRVAALAEDHPEVRALTLDPVMASPEGAYVANARIVLGPPPARPDTGPRRLRPITASF; from the coding sequence ATGAGCACGACCGACAGGCCCGGCGAGGCGCACGAGAACAACCACGGCGAACCGCGACCGACGGACGCCCGCTCCGCTCCCTCCGACGTGCCGTGTGACGTCGATGGCGCGGGGCGGCATGCGCCGGATGAGGTGCGTGGGGCCACTGGTGCCGGGGAGGGCGGGACCGGCGTGGCCCGTGAGGCCGACGAGACCCGCTCCCGTGAGTCCGGCGAGGCACAGCCGCCCGGGACGGACGAGGCACGGCACGGCGCGCGTGATCCCTACGACTACCCGCGTCACTGGGAGGCCGACGTGCTGCTCAGCGATGGCGGCACCGTCCATTTGCGACCGATCGTGCCGAGTGACGCCGAAGCGCTGGTTTCCTTCCACGGCAAGCTGTCCGAGCGTACCCGGTACCTGCGTTACTTCGGCGCCTATCCGCGGATCCCGCAGCGCGATCTCGAACGGTTCTCCGTCGTGGACCACCACGACCGGGTCGCGTTCGTCGCCCTGCTCGGGGACGACATCATTGCCGTGGGGCGTTATGAGCGGCTCGGTGGTGGGCCGTCGGCGGAGGTGGCGTTCGTCGTCGACGACGGGCACCAGGGGCGGGGGGTCGGGTCGATCCTGCTGGAGCACCTGGCCGCGGCGGCGTCCGAAAGCGGGTTGCGCCGGTTCGTCGCCGAGGTCCTCGCCGAGAACGCCGCCATGGTGCGGGTCTTCCGCGACGCGGGGTACCAGGTCAGCCGCGCCATCGAGGAGGGCGTGCTGCACCTGGAGTTCGACATCGATCCCACCGAGGAATCGCTCGCCGTCGCACGGGCGCGCGAGCAGGCCGCCGAGGCCCGCAGCGTCCACAACCTGCTGCACCCGCGGTCGGTCGCGGTCATCGGCGCCTCCGCGGACCCCACCAAGGTCGGCTATTCGGTCCTGTCGAACCTGCTCGCCGCCGACTTCGCCGGCACCGTCTACCCGGTCAACCCCGAACACCGTTCGGTGCGCGGCGTGCGCGCCTATCCCTCCGTCCTGGACATCCCGGATCCGGTCGACCTCGCGGTGGTCGCGGTCCCGGCCGACCAGGTCGAGTCCGTGCTTGACGGTGCGCTCGCCAAGGGCGTCAAGACGCTGCTCATCGTCACGGCGGGCTTCGGCGAGGCCGGCCCGCACGGTCTGCACGCCGAACTGCGCCTGGTCGGCGAGGCGCGGGCGCACGGCATGCGCGTCGTCGGTCCGAACGCGCTCGGCGTGCTCAACACCGACCCGGCCATCCGTCTCAACGCGACACTCGCGCCGCGCCTGCCTCAACGCGGACGCGCGGGGTTCTTCTGCCAGTCCGGCGCACTCGGCACCGCGATCCTCGCCGACGCCGAAGCGCGCGGCCTTGGCCTGTCGACGTTCGTCTCCGCCGGTAACCGCGCCGACGTCTCCGGCAACGACCTGCTGCAGTTCTGGGAGACCGATCCGAACACCGATCTCGTCCTGCTCTACCTCGAATCGTTCGGCAACCCGCGCAAGTTCGCCCGCCTCGCGCGGCGGCTGGGCCGCAGCAAGCCGATCGTGGCGGTGAAGTCGGGGCGGCACGCGGTCCGGCCGCAGCTGGCCGCGACGTCCGCCGAGGTCGACGAGTCGAGCGTGCAGGCCCTGTTCGAGCAGGCGGGCGTGGTCCGGGTCGAGACGCTGGCGCAGCTGTTCGACACCGCGCTGGTGTTCGCGCACCAGCCGTTGCCCGCCGGGCCGCGGATCGGCATCGTCGGCAACTCCAGCGCGATCGGGCTGCTGGCCGCCGACACGGCCAGGGCGCAGGGGTTACGGCTGGCGTTCGACCCGGTCGACGTCGGGCCGCAGGCGGGCCCGGACGACTTCGCCGCCGCGGTGCGGGAGGCGCTCAACGATCCGGAGACCGACGCGCTGGTCGCGGTGTTCGTGCCGCCGCTGTCGATCCCGGGCAGCACCTACGCGCGCGCGTTGCGTGAGGCTGCGCAGGAGCTGGACCAGCGCAAACCGATCGTCTCGACGTTCCTGGCCGCGGAGGGCGTGCCCGACGAGCTGGCCGTGCCGGGGCCGGGCGGTGGACCGGGGCCCGGGTCGATCCCGTCGTTCCCCAGTCCCGAGCGGGCCGTGAACGCGCTGGCGAAGGTCGTGCGGTACGCGGCGTGGCGGCAGCGGCCGCAGGGCACGCTGGTGCGTCCCGACGGGCTGCACGTCGAGCAGGCCGAGCAGGTCGTGCGGGAGATCCTGGACGGCGGCGACAAGAACGTCGTGCTCGAGGACAGCGACGTGGTGCGGCTGCTCGGGTGTTACGGCATCGAGGTGGTGCCGTTCCGGGTGGTGTCGAGCGCGGAGGGTGCGGTCGAGGCCGCCGGGGAGCTGGGCTACCCGGTGACGGTCAAGGCCGTGGACGAGCGGTTGCGGGGACGGCCGGACCTCGCGGGCGTGCGGTTGGACCTGGCCTCGCCCGACGCGGTGCGGCGCGGGTACGAGGACCTGAGCGCGGTGTCCGGTGAGCAGGACGTGTACGTGCAGAGAATGACGCCGAAGGGCATTTCGTGCCTGATCGGCCTGCAGGACGACCCGTCGTTCGGCAGCCTGCTTTCGTTCGGGTTGTCCGGATTGGTGAGCACGCTGCTGGGCGACCGGGCCTACCGGGCGGTGCCCCTGACCGACGTGGATGCCGCGACGCTCGTCCGGGAGCCGAAGAGCGCCCCGCTGCTGACCGGCTACCGCGGCGACGAGCCCGCGGACCTCGCGGCGCTGCAGGACATGGTGTTGCGGGTCGCGGCGCTGGCGGAGGACCACCCCGAGGTGCGGGCGCTCACGCTGGACCCGGTGATGGCCTCGCCGGAGGGCGCGTACGTGGCGAACGCGCGCATCGTGCTGGGCCCGCCACCCGCCCGGCCGGACACGGGACCCCGTCGGCTGCGGCCGATCACCGCGAGCTTCTGA